In the genome of Anabrus simplex isolate iqAnaSimp1 chromosome 6, ASM4041472v1, whole genome shotgun sequence, one region contains:
- the LOC137501201 gene encoding E3 ubiquitin-protein ligase sina-like, which translates to MSSNSSLKVNSKDEDQITGSAESQPSVDLLKSLECPVCFKYMTSTIHNCVSGHSICSSCKKKGVSTCPVCRAGLSSGRNYVAEEMAKHILFPCENKDRDCTVRVLGSEVEQHQLNCPRRFYKCPMVCTWTGGRDQLTKHYTDQHAGYILNSGVGDWTWQGSFLAVKYYYLMCVQKELFFWFVSVNPNKRYLTSCVHYIGDAEEATMFTYTATLMSKDGRRSLCYTDVAKNDSSDLDPTKLSTELFFANEDTYKNFADKDGKVSLTIKVSKVSKNIKKRRL; encoded by the coding sequence GACGAGGATCAAATTACTGGATCTGCTGAATCACAGCCAAGTGTGGATCTACTGAAGTCTTTGGAATGCCCAGTTTGTTTTAAATATATGACAAGTACAATTCACAATTGTGTGTCAGGTCATAGCATTTGCTCAAGTTGTAAGAAGAAAGGTGTATCGACATGTCCAGTATGCAGAGCAGGTTTAAGTTCAGGCAGGAATTATGTAGCTGAAGAAATGGCAAAGCACATTCTCTTTCCTTGCGAGAATAAAGATCGTGATTGCACTGTGAGAGTGCTAGGCTCAGAAGTCGAGCAGCATCAGCTTAATTGTCCTCGCAGGTTTTATAAATGTCCTATGGTCTGCACATGGACTGGGGGTAGAGATCAGCTGACCAAGCATTACACGGACCAGCACGCTGGGTATATTTTGAATTCTGGTGTAGGCGATTGGACATGGCAGGGCTCATTCTTAGCTGTTAAATATTATTATCTAATGTGTGTCCAGAAGGAGCTATTCTTTTGGTTTGTATCTGTTAATCCCAATAAGAGATATCTAACCTCATGTGTTCATTACATTGGAGATGCTGAAGAAGCGACGATGTTCACGTACACCGCCACTCTAATGTCTAAAGATGGACGTCGTTCATTGTGCTACACAGACGTGGCTAAGAATGATTCCTCAGATTTAGATCCCACAAAACTGTCGACAGAACTGTTTTTTGCTAATGAAGATACATACAAGAACTTTGCTGACAAAGATGGAAAAGTAAGTTTAACTATCAAAGTCTCAAAAGtgtccaaaaatattaaaaaacgACGACTATAA